A window of Panicum virgatum strain AP13 chromosome 8K, P.virgatum_v5, whole genome shotgun sequence contains these coding sequences:
- the LOC120645165 gene encoding noroxomaritidine/norcraugsodine reductase-like isoform X2, whose amino-acid sequence MMATVGGSREKRWSLAGVTALVTGGCKGMGHAIVEELAGFGARVHTCARNAAELEDCRRRWAEKGLPVTVSVCDVAVRADREKLMDTLRSTFAGKLDILVNNAALAMGKPAVECTAEDYSGVMATNLESCFHLSQLAHPLLRNSAIAGGGSIVHISSIASYLGFPGVVLYSMAKGGMNQLTRSLAAEWARDRIRVNCVAPGVVITDMTKAVGPEEVVKQEFLPKIPLRRTGEPAEIASVVALFCMPAASYVTGQVICVDGGTTIGA is encoded by the exons ATGATGGCGACCGTCGGCGGGAGTCGAGAGAAGAGGTGGAGCCTCGCCGGCGTGACGGCGCTGGTCACCGGCGGCTGCAAGGGGATGGGGCACGCCATCGTGGAGGAACTAGCAGGGTTCGGCGCGCGCGTGCACACGTGCGCCCGGAAcgcggcggagctggaggaCTGCCGCCGGCGGTGGGCCGAGAAGGGCCTGCCGGTCACCGTCTCCGTCTGCGACGTCGCCGTGCGCGCCGACCGGGAGAAGCTCATGGACACGCTCAGGAGCACCTTCGCCGGCAAGCTCGATATCCTT gtGAACAACGCGGCGCTGGCGATGGGCAAGCCGGCGGTGGAGTGCACGGCGGAGGACTACTCGGGCGTCATGGCGACCAACCTGGAGTCGTGCTTCCACCTCAGCCAGCTCGCGCACCCTCTCCTCCGGAactccgccatcgccggcggggGAAGCATCGTGCACATCTCCTCCATCGCCAGCTACCTGGGCTTTCCAGGGGTCGTGCTCTACAGCATGGCCAAAG GAGGAATGAACCAGCTAACAAGAAGCCTGGCTGCCGAGTGGGCCCGCGACAGAATTCGTGTGAACTGCGTCGCACCAGGCGTGGTCATAACTGACATGACGAAAGCG GTAGGCCCGGAGGAAGTCGTGAAGCaagaatttttgcccaaaattCCATTGCGCCGGACGGGGGAGCCGGCGGAGATCGCATCCGTGGTGGCGCTCTTCTGTATGCCGGCGGCCTCCTACGTCACCGGCCAGGTCATCTGCGTCGATGGCGGCACAACCATAG GCGCTTGA
- the LOC120645165 gene encoding noroxomaritidine/norcraugsodine reductase-like isoform X1 produces MMATVGGSREKRWSLAGVTALVTGGCKGMGHAIVEELAGFGARVHTCARNAAELEDCRRRWAEKGLPVTVSVCDVAVRADREKLMDTLRSTFAGKLDILVNNAALAMGKPAVECTAEDYSGVMATNLESCFHLSQLAHPLLRNSAIAGGGSIVHISSIASYLGFPGVVLYSMAKGGMNQLTRSLAAEWARDRIRVNCVAPGVVITDMTKAVGPEEVVKQEFLPKIPLRRTGEPAEIASVVALFCMPAASYVTGQVICVDGGTTIGA; encoded by the exons ATGATGGCGACCGTCGGCGGGAGTCGAGAGAAGAGGTGGAGCCTCGCCGGCGTGACGGCGCTGGTCACCGGCGGCTGCAAGGGGATGGGGCACGCCATCGTGGAGGAACTAGCAGGGTTCGGCGCGCGCGTGCACACGTGCGCCCGGAAcgcggcggagctggaggaCTGCCGCCGGCGGTGGGCCGAGAAGGGCCTGCCGGTCACCGTCTCCGTCTGCGACGTCGCCGTGCGCGCCGACCGGGAGAAGCTCATGGACACGCTCAGGAGCACCTTCGCCGGCAAGCTCGATATCCTT gtGAACAACGCGGCGCTGGCGATGGGCAAGCCGGCGGTGGAGTGCACGGCGGAGGACTACTCGGGCGTCATGGCGACCAACCTGGAGTCGTGCTTCCACCTCAGCCAGCTCGCGCACCCTCTCCTCCGGAactccgccatcgccggcggggGAAGCATCGTGCACATCTCCTCCATCGCCAGCTACCTGGGCTTTCCAGGGGTCGTGCTCTACAGCATGGCCAAAG GAGGAATGAACCAGCTAACAAGAAGCCTGGCTGCCGAGTGGGCCCGCGACAGAATTCGTGTGAACTGCGTCGCACCAGGCGTGGTCATAACTGACATGACGAAAGCG GTAGGCCCGGAGGAAGTCGTGAAGCaagaatttttgcccaaaattCCATTGCGCCGGACGGGGGAGCCGGCGGAGATCGCATCCGTGGTGGCGCTCTTCTGTATGCCGGCGGCCTCCTACGTCACCGGCCAGGTCATCTGCGTCGATGGCGGCACAACCATAGGCGCTTGA
- the LOC120645165 gene encoding tropinone reductase homolog At2g29150-like isoform X8: MMATVGGSREKRWSLAGVTALVTGGCKGMGHAIVEELAGFGARVHTCARNAAELEDCRRRWAEKGLPVTVSVCDVAVRADREKLMDTLRSTFAGKLDILVNNAALAMGKPAVECTAEDYSGVMATNLESCFHLSQLAHPLLRNSAIAGGGSIVHISSIASYLGFPGVVLYSMAKGGMNQLTRSLAAEWARDRIRVNCVAPGVVITDMTKAARRKS, translated from the exons ATGATGGCGACCGTCGGCGGGAGTCGAGAGAAGAGGTGGAGCCTCGCCGGCGTGACGGCGCTGGTCACCGGCGGCTGCAAGGGGATGGGGCACGCCATCGTGGAGGAACTAGCAGGGTTCGGCGCGCGCGTGCACACGTGCGCCCGGAAcgcggcggagctggaggaCTGCCGCCGGCGGTGGGCCGAGAAGGGCCTGCCGGTCACCGTCTCCGTCTGCGACGTCGCCGTGCGCGCCGACCGGGAGAAGCTCATGGACACGCTCAGGAGCACCTTCGCCGGCAAGCTCGATATCCTT gtGAACAACGCGGCGCTGGCGATGGGCAAGCCGGCGGTGGAGTGCACGGCGGAGGACTACTCGGGCGTCATGGCGACCAACCTGGAGTCGTGCTTCCACCTCAGCCAGCTCGCGCACCCTCTCCTCCGGAactccgccatcgccggcggggGAAGCATCGTGCACATCTCCTCCATCGCCAGCTACCTGGGCTTTCCAGGGGTCGTGCTCTACAGCATGGCCAAAG GAGGAATGAACCAGCTAACAAGAAGCCTGGCTGCCGAGTGGGCCCGCGACAGAATTCGTGTGAACTGCGTCGCACCAGGCGTGGTCATAACTGACATGACGAAAGCG GCCCGGAGGAAGTCGTGA
- the LOC120645165 gene encoding noroxomaritidine/norcraugsodine reductase-like isoform X6 — MMATVGGSREKRWSLAGVTALVTGGCKGMGHAIVEELAGFGARVHTCARNAAELEDCRRRWAEKGLPVTVSVCDVAVRADREKLMDTLRSTFAGKLDILVNNAALAMGKPAVECTAEDYSGVMATNLESCFHLSQLAHPLLRNSAIAGGGSIVHISSIASYLGFPGVVLYSMAKAGGMNQLTRSLAAEWARDRIRVNCVAPGLVMTNMTKEADPKFVEEDFLPKTPLRQTGEPAEIASVVAFLCMPVASYVTGQVICVDGGRTIGA; from the exons ATGATGGCGACCGTCGGCGGGAGTCGAGAGAAGAGGTGGAGCCTCGCCGGCGTGACGGCGCTGGTCACCGGCGGCTGCAAGGGGATGGGGCACGCCATCGTGGAGGAACTAGCAGGGTTCGGCGCGCGCGTGCACACGTGCGCCCGGAAcgcggcggagctggaggaCTGCCGCCGGCGGTGGGCCGAGAAGGGCCTGCCGGTCACCGTCTCCGTCTGCGACGTCGCCGTGCGCGCCGACCGGGAGAAGCTCATGGACACGCTCAGGAGCACCTTCGCCGGCAAGCTCGATATCCTT gtGAACAACGCGGCGCTGGCGATGGGCAAGCCGGCGGTGGAGTGCACGGCGGAGGACTACTCGGGCGTCATGGCGACCAACCTGGAGTCGTGCTTCCACCTCAGCCAGCTCGCGCACCCTCTCCTCCGGAactccgccatcgccggcggggGAAGCATCGTGCACATCTCCTCCATCGCCAGCTACCTGGGCTTTCCAGGGGTCGTGCTCTACAGCATGGCCAAAG CCGGAGGAATGAACCAGCTAACAAGAAGCCTGGCTGCAGAGTGGGCCCGCGACAGGATTCGTGTGAACTGCGTCGCACCAGGCCTGGTCATGACTAACATGACGAAAGAG GCAGACCCGAAGTTCGTGGAGGAAGATTTCTTGCCGAAAACCCCATTGCGCCAGACTGGGGAGCCGGCGGAGATAGCATCCGTGGTGGCGTTCTTGTGTATGCCGGTGGCCTCCTACGTCACCGGCCAGGTCATCTGCGTGGACGGCGGCAGAACCATAGGCGCTTGA
- the LOC120645165 gene encoding noroxomaritidine/norcraugsodine reductase-like isoform X4, with protein sequence MMATVGGSREKRWSLAGVTALVTGGCKGMGHAIVEELAGFGARVHTCARNAAELEDCRRRWAEKGLPVTVSVCDVAVRADREKLMDTLRSTFAGKLDILVNNAALAMGKPAVECTAEDYSGVMATNLESCFHLSQLAHPLLRNSAIAGGGSIVHISSIASYLGFPGVVLYSMAKAGGMNQLTRSLAAEWARDRIRVNCVAPGLVMTNMTKEVGIADPKFVEEDFLPKTPLRQTGEPAEIASVVAFLCMPVASYVTGQVICVDGGRTIGA encoded by the exons ATGATGGCGACCGTCGGCGGGAGTCGAGAGAAGAGGTGGAGCCTCGCCGGCGTGACGGCGCTGGTCACCGGCGGCTGCAAGGGGATGGGGCACGCCATCGTGGAGGAACTAGCAGGGTTCGGCGCGCGCGTGCACACGTGCGCCCGGAAcgcggcggagctggaggaCTGCCGCCGGCGGTGGGCCGAGAAGGGCCTGCCGGTCACCGTCTCCGTCTGCGACGTCGCCGTGCGCGCCGACCGGGAGAAGCTCATGGACACGCTCAGGAGCACCTTCGCCGGCAAGCTCGATATCCTT gtGAACAACGCGGCGCTGGCGATGGGCAAGCCGGCGGTGGAGTGCACGGCGGAGGACTACTCGGGCGTCATGGCGACCAACCTGGAGTCGTGCTTCCACCTCAGCCAGCTCGCGCACCCTCTCCTCCGGAactccgccatcgccggcggggGAAGCATCGTGCACATCTCCTCCATCGCCAGCTACCTGGGCTTTCCAGGGGTCGTGCTCTACAGCATGGCCAAAG CCGGAGGAATGAACCAGCTAACAAGAAGCCTGGCTGCAGAGTGGGCCCGCGACAGGATTCGTGTGAACTGCGTCGCACCAGGCCTGGTCATGACTAACATGACGAAAGAGGTTGGTATA GCAGACCCGAAGTTCGTGGAGGAAGATTTCTTGCCGAAAACCCCATTGCGCCAGACTGGGGAGCCGGCGGAGATAGCATCCGTGGTGGCGTTCTTGTGTATGCCGGTGGCCTCCTACGTCACCGGCCAGGTCATCTGCGTGGACGGCGGCAGAACCATAGGCGCTTGA
- the LOC120645165 gene encoding noroxomaritidine/norcraugsodine reductase-like isoform X5, with the protein MMATVGGSREKRWSLAGVTALVTGGCKGMGHAIVEELAGFGARVHTCARNAAELEDCRRRWAEKGLPVTVSVCDVAVRADREKLMDTLRSTFAGKLDILVNNAALAMGKPAVECTAEDYSGVMATNLESCFHLSQLAHPLLRNSAIAGGGSIVHISSIASYLGFPGVVLYSMAKAGGMNQLTRSLAAEWARDRIRVNCVAPGLVMTNMTKEVDPKFVEEDFLPKTPLRQTGEPAEIASVVAFLCMPVASYVTGQVICVDGGRTIGA; encoded by the exons ATGATGGCGACCGTCGGCGGGAGTCGAGAGAAGAGGTGGAGCCTCGCCGGCGTGACGGCGCTGGTCACCGGCGGCTGCAAGGGGATGGGGCACGCCATCGTGGAGGAACTAGCAGGGTTCGGCGCGCGCGTGCACACGTGCGCCCGGAAcgcggcggagctggaggaCTGCCGCCGGCGGTGGGCCGAGAAGGGCCTGCCGGTCACCGTCTCCGTCTGCGACGTCGCCGTGCGCGCCGACCGGGAGAAGCTCATGGACACGCTCAGGAGCACCTTCGCCGGCAAGCTCGATATCCTT gtGAACAACGCGGCGCTGGCGATGGGCAAGCCGGCGGTGGAGTGCACGGCGGAGGACTACTCGGGCGTCATGGCGACCAACCTGGAGTCGTGCTTCCACCTCAGCCAGCTCGCGCACCCTCTCCTCCGGAactccgccatcgccggcggggGAAGCATCGTGCACATCTCCTCCATCGCCAGCTACCTGGGCTTTCCAGGGGTCGTGCTCTACAGCATGGCCAAAG CCGGAGGAATGAACCAGCTAACAAGAAGCCTGGCTGCAGAGTGGGCCCGCGACAGGATTCGTGTGAACTGCGTCGCACCAGGCCTGGTCATGACTAACATGACGAAAGAGGTTG ACCCGAAGTTCGTGGAGGAAGATTTCTTGCCGAAAACCCCATTGCGCCAGACTGGGGAGCCGGCGGAGATAGCATCCGTGGTGGCGTTCTTGTGTATGCCGGTGGCCTCCTACGTCACCGGCCAGGTCATCTGCGTGGACGGCGGCAGAACCATAGGCGCTTGA
- the LOC120645165 gene encoding noroxomaritidine/norcraugsodine reductase-like isoform X3, with the protein MMATVGGSREKRWSLAGVTALVTGGCKGMGHAIVEELAGFGARVHTCARNAAELEDCRRRWAEKGLPVTVSVCDVAVRADREKLMDTLRSTFAGKLDILVNNAALAMGKPAVECTAEDYSGVMATNLESCFHLSQLAHPLLRNSAIAGGGSIVHISSIASYLGFPGVVLYSMAKAGGMNQLTRSLAAEWARDRIRVNCVAPGLVMTNMTKEVASSSITQADPKFVEEDFLPKTPLRQTGEPAEIASVVAFLCMPVASYVTGQVICVDGGRTIGA; encoded by the exons ATGATGGCGACCGTCGGCGGGAGTCGAGAGAAGAGGTGGAGCCTCGCCGGCGTGACGGCGCTGGTCACCGGCGGCTGCAAGGGGATGGGGCACGCCATCGTGGAGGAACTAGCAGGGTTCGGCGCGCGCGTGCACACGTGCGCCCGGAAcgcggcggagctggaggaCTGCCGCCGGCGGTGGGCCGAGAAGGGCCTGCCGGTCACCGTCTCCGTCTGCGACGTCGCCGTGCGCGCCGACCGGGAGAAGCTCATGGACACGCTCAGGAGCACCTTCGCCGGCAAGCTCGATATCCTT gtGAACAACGCGGCGCTGGCGATGGGCAAGCCGGCGGTGGAGTGCACGGCGGAGGACTACTCGGGCGTCATGGCGACCAACCTGGAGTCGTGCTTCCACCTCAGCCAGCTCGCGCACCCTCTCCTCCGGAactccgccatcgccggcggggGAAGCATCGTGCACATCTCCTCCATCGCCAGCTACCTGGGCTTTCCAGGGGTCGTGCTCTACAGCATGGCCAAAG CCGGAGGAATGAACCAGCTAACAAGAAGCCTGGCTGCAGAGTGGGCCCGCGACAGGATTCGTGTGAACTGCGTCGCACCAGGCCTGGTCATGACTAACATGACGAAAGAGGTTG CGAGTTCATCGATTACACAGGCAGACCCGAAGTTCGTGGAGGAAGATTTCTTGCCGAAAACCCCATTGCGCCAGACTGGGGAGCCGGCGGAGATAGCATCCGTGGTGGCGTTCTTGTGTATGCCGGTGGCCTCCTACGTCACCGGCCAGGTCATCTGCGTGGACGGCGGCAGAACCATAGGCGCTTGA
- the LOC120645165 gene encoding noroxomaritidine/norcraugsodine reductase-like isoform X7, giving the protein MMATVGGSREKRWSLAGVTALVTGGCKGMGHAIVEELAGFGARVHTCARNAAELEDCRRRWAEKGLPVTVSVCDVAVRADREKLMDTLRSTFAGKLDILVNNAALAMGKPAVECTAEDYSGVMATNLESCFHLSQLAHPLLRNSAIAGGGSIVHISSIASYLGFPGVVLYSMAKAGGMNQLTRSLAAEWARDRIRVNCVAPGLVMTNMTKEVGIFVEEDFLPKTPLRQTGEPAEIASVVAFLCMPVASYVTGQVICVDGGRTIGA; this is encoded by the exons ATGATGGCGACCGTCGGCGGGAGTCGAGAGAAGAGGTGGAGCCTCGCCGGCGTGACGGCGCTGGTCACCGGCGGCTGCAAGGGGATGGGGCACGCCATCGTGGAGGAACTAGCAGGGTTCGGCGCGCGCGTGCACACGTGCGCCCGGAAcgcggcggagctggaggaCTGCCGCCGGCGGTGGGCCGAGAAGGGCCTGCCGGTCACCGTCTCCGTCTGCGACGTCGCCGTGCGCGCCGACCGGGAGAAGCTCATGGACACGCTCAGGAGCACCTTCGCCGGCAAGCTCGATATCCTT gtGAACAACGCGGCGCTGGCGATGGGCAAGCCGGCGGTGGAGTGCACGGCGGAGGACTACTCGGGCGTCATGGCGACCAACCTGGAGTCGTGCTTCCACCTCAGCCAGCTCGCGCACCCTCTCCTCCGGAactccgccatcgccggcggggGAAGCATCGTGCACATCTCCTCCATCGCCAGCTACCTGGGCTTTCCAGGGGTCGTGCTCTACAGCATGGCCAAAG CCGGAGGAATGAACCAGCTAACAAGAAGCCTGGCTGCAGAGTGGGCCCGCGACAGGATTCGTGTGAACTGCGTCGCACCAGGCCTGGTCATGACTAACATGACGAAAGAGGTTGGTATA TTCGTGGAGGAAGATTTCTTGCCGAAAACCCCATTGCGCCAGACTGGGGAGCCGGCGGAGATAGCATCCGTGGTGGCGTTCTTGTGTATGCCGGTGGCCTCCTACGTCACCGGCCAGGTCATCTGCGTGGACGGCGGCAGAACCATAGGCGCTTGA